From Pseudovibrio sp. Tun.PSC04-5.I4, a single genomic window includes:
- a CDS encoding type II toxin-antitoxin system VapC family toxin, with amino-acid sequence MMLLLDTNVVSELRKVGAGKADANVAAWCETVEANDLHISAITVMELEMGILRLERKDPVQGEILRSWFGQKVLPEFCDRVLPVDMRVAQCCAQLHVPKSGRDALIAATALVHGMQLVTRNTSDFAQTGVMLVNPWKITANTGDEE; translated from the coding sequence TTGATGTTGTTGCTTGATACCAATGTTGTCAGTGAACTGCGTAAGGTTGGGGCTGGCAAAGCGGATGCAAATGTAGCGGCCTGGTGTGAAACCGTAGAGGCGAATGATCTGCATATTTCTGCAATAACGGTGATGGAACTTGAAATGGGGATCCTGCGACTGGAACGTAAAGATCCGGTACAAGGGGAGATCCTGCGGTCCTGGTTTGGACAAAAGGTTTTGCCGGAATTCTGTGACAGGGTTCTGCCCGTAGATATGCGGGTTGCTCAGTGCTGTGCTCAGCTCCATGTCCCCAAGAGCGGGCGTGATGCTTTGATTGCAGCAACCGCTCTGGTTCATGGAATGCAGCTTGTGACCCGCAATACCTCTGATTTTGCTCAAACCGGTGTGATGCTTGTTAATCCGTGGAAGATCACTGCAAACACGGGGGATGAAGAGTGA